The Streptomyces sp. Alt3 genome has a segment encoding these proteins:
- the mmuM gene encoding homocysteine S-methyltransferase codes for MHTARTPEARTGRTLGQALAEETVLLDGGLSNQLEAQGCDLSDALWSARLLSDEPLQIEAAHRAYAQAGAQVLITASYQATFEGFARRGIGRARAAELMAGSVELARRAGAETGRELWVAASVGPYGAMLADGSEYRGRYGMTVRELVRFHRPRVETLAAAGPDVLALETVPDTDEAEALLLAVQDLDVPVWLSYSVKGDRTRAGQPLAEAFGLVAGIDQVVAVGVNCCEPVDADRAVEVAAAATGKPVVVYPNSGEEWDADGRGWTGRGAFEPGRVRDWQRAGARLVGGCCRVGPSEIAALAARTEASGT; via the coding sequence GTGCACACCGCCCGGACACCGGAGGCCCGGACGGGCCGTACGCTCGGCCAGGCGCTCGCCGAGGAGACCGTCCTGCTGGACGGGGGCCTCTCCAACCAGTTGGAGGCCCAGGGATGCGATCTGTCCGACGCCCTGTGGTCGGCCAGGCTGCTGAGCGATGAGCCCCTGCAGATCGAGGCAGCCCACAGGGCGTACGCACAGGCGGGTGCGCAGGTGCTCATCACCGCCAGCTATCAGGCCACCTTCGAAGGGTTCGCGCGGCGCGGGATCGGGCGGGCCCGGGCCGCGGAGCTGATGGCCGGCAGCGTGGAGCTGGCGCGCCGGGCGGGGGCGGAAACGGGGCGGGAGCTCTGGGTCGCCGCCTCGGTCGGCCCGTACGGAGCGATGCTCGCGGACGGCAGCGAGTACCGCGGACGGTACGGGATGACCGTCCGGGAGCTGGTGCGCTTCCACCGGCCCCGAGTGGAGACACTGGCCGCGGCGGGGCCCGATGTACTTGCCCTGGAGACGGTTCCGGACACGGACGAGGCCGAGGCCCTGCTGCTGGCGGTCCAGGACCTGGACGTGCCGGTCTGGCTCTCGTACAGCGTGAAGGGGGACCGCACCAGGGCGGGGCAGCCCCTGGCGGAGGCGTTCGGGCTCGTCGCCGGTATCGACCAGGTGGTGGCCGTCGGGGTCAACTGCTGCGAACCGGTCGACGCGGACCGTGCCGTGGAGGTGGCGGCCGCGGCCACAGGCAAGCCGGTCGTCGTCTATCCGAACAGCGGTGAGGAGTGGGACGCCGACGGCCGGGGCTGGACCGGGAGAGGCGCGTTCGAACCCGGCAGGGTACGGGACTGGCAGCGGGCGGGCGCGCGGCTGGTAGGCGGATGCTGCCGGGTCGGACCGTCCGAGATTGCCGCACTGGCAGCCCGAACGGAGGCGTCGGGAACATGA
- a CDS encoding polynucleotide kinase-phosphatase: MTGTSRTLPVTDLSLVVLVGASGSGKSTFARKHFRPTEVLSSDFCRGLVADDENDQGASRDAFDVLHYIAGKRLAAGRLTVVDATNVQPESRKQLVQLARQYDVLPIAIVLDLPEEVCQARNAGLPDRADMPRHVVQRHRRELRRSLRGLEREGFRKVHVLRTEEEADTAEVVLERRYNDLRHLTGPFDIIGDIHGCSSELDTLLGKLGYEDGSHPEGRTAVFVGDLVDRGPDSPGVLRRVMSMVASGDALCVPGNHENKLGRYLKGRKVQHSHGLAETVEQLEREDAEHPEFREQVAEFIDGLVSHYVLDGGKLVVCHAGLPEKYHGRTSGRVRSHALYGDTTGETDEFGLPVRYPWAEEYRGAAAVVYGHTPVPTASWVNNTLCLDTGAVFGGKMTALRWPEREIVDVPAERVWYEPVKPLTTEAPGGREGLPLDLADVQGRRIVETRHMGRVAVREENAAAALEVMSRFAVDPRLLAYLPPTMAPTATSREEGFLEHPAEAFAQYRADGVTEVVCEEKHMGSRAVALVCRDADAARERFGVDGPTGALHTRTGRPFLDDTALTEVVLGRLRAAVTAAGLWEEWDTDWVVLDAELMPWSLKAAGLLRSQYAAVGAAAGAVLPVADKALTAAAARGVDVGALAGRQRERAEDAAAFTEAYRRYCWSTEGLDGVRLAPFQILAVQGRSLASVPHDEQLAWLDRLVEHDPTGLLQVTRRLVVHTGDEASVRSGIDWWLEMTGRGGEGMVVKPLGALVRDEKDRLVQPGIKVRGREYLRIIYGPEYTRPENLERLRSRFLGHKRSLALREYALGLEALDRLADGEPLWRIHEAVFAVLALESEPVDPRL; the protein is encoded by the coding sequence ATGACCGGTACCTCTCGCACACTGCCCGTGACCGACCTGTCCCTCGTCGTCCTCGTCGGCGCCAGCGGTTCGGGCAAGTCCACGTTCGCACGGAAGCACTTCAGGCCGACCGAGGTCCTTTCCTCCGACTTCTGCCGGGGCCTGGTCGCCGACGACGAGAACGACCAGGGCGCCAGCCGTGACGCCTTCGACGTCCTGCACTACATCGCCGGCAAGCGGCTCGCCGCGGGCAGGCTCACCGTCGTCGACGCCACCAACGTGCAGCCGGAGAGCCGCAAGCAGCTCGTCCAGCTGGCCCGGCAGTACGACGTGCTGCCCATCGCGATCGTCCTCGACCTGCCGGAAGAGGTCTGCCAGGCGCGCAACGCCGGCCTGCCCGACCGTGCGGACATGCCCCGCCACGTCGTGCAGCGGCACCGCCGTGAGCTGCGCCGCTCGTTGCGCGGTCTGGAGCGCGAAGGCTTCCGCAAGGTCCACGTCCTGCGCACCGAGGAGGAGGCCGACACGGCCGAAGTCGTCCTGGAGCGCCGCTACAACGACCTGCGGCACCTCACCGGTCCCTTCGACATCATCGGCGACATCCACGGCTGCAGCTCGGAACTGGACACCCTGCTCGGCAAGCTGGGCTACGAGGACGGCTCCCACCCCGAGGGGCGTACCGCCGTGTTCGTCGGAGACCTCGTGGACCGCGGCCCCGACAGTCCCGGCGTGCTGCGCCGCGTGATGTCCATGGTGGCCTCGGGCGACGCGCTGTGCGTCCCCGGCAACCACGAGAACAAGCTCGGCCGTTACCTCAAGGGGCGCAAGGTCCAGCACAGTCACGGACTCGCCGAGACCGTGGAGCAGCTGGAGCGCGAGGACGCCGAGCACCCCGAGTTCCGCGAGCAGGTGGCGGAGTTCATCGACGGACTGGTCAGCCACTACGTCCTGGACGGCGGCAAGCTGGTCGTCTGCCACGCGGGGCTGCCCGAGAAGTACCACGGGCGCACGTCGGGGCGGGTCCGTTCGCACGCGCTGTACGGGGACACGACGGGGGAGACCGACGAGTTCGGCCTGCCCGTGCGCTACCCGTGGGCCGAGGAGTACCGGGGCGCGGCGGCGGTGGTCTACGGCCACACGCCGGTGCCCACCGCCTCCTGGGTGAACAACACCCTCTGCCTGGACACCGGGGCCGTCTTCGGAGGGAAGATGACCGCGCTGCGCTGGCCGGAGCGCGAGATCGTCGACGTCCCGGCCGAGCGCGTCTGGTACGAGCCGGTGAAGCCGCTGACCACCGAGGCCCCCGGGGGCAGGGAGGGCCTGCCGCTCGACCTCGCGGATGTGCAGGGCCGCCGCATCGTGGAGACCCGGCACATGGGCCGGGTCGCGGTGCGCGAGGAGAACGCGGCGGCGGCACTCGAGGTCATGAGCCGCTTCGCCGTCGACCCCCGGCTGCTGGCCTACCTCCCGCCGACCATGGCTCCGACCGCGACCTCCCGGGAGGAGGGGTTCCTGGAGCACCCGGCCGAGGCATTCGCGCAGTACCGGGCGGACGGCGTGACCGAGGTCGTCTGCGAGGAGAAGCACATGGGCTCGCGTGCCGTGGCGCTGGTCTGCCGCGACGCGGACGCCGCCCGTGAGCGCTTCGGGGTGGACGGCCCCACCGGCGCCCTGCACACCCGCACCGGGCGGCCGTTCCTGGACGACACCGCGCTCACGGAGGTCGTCCTCGGCAGGCTGCGCGCGGCCGTCACCGCGGCCGGGCTCTGGGAGGAGTGGGACACCGACTGGGTGGTGCTCGACGCCGAGCTGATGCCCTGGTCCCTCAAGGCCGCCGGGCTGCTGCGCTCGCAGTACGCGGCCGTGGGCGCGGCCGCCGGTGCCGTCCTGCCCGTCGCGGACAAGGCGCTGACCGCGGCAGCCGCCCGCGGGGTCGACGTCGGCGCCCTGGCCGGCCGACAGCGGGAGCGCGCCGAGGACGCGGCCGCCTTCACGGAGGCCTACCGCCGATACTGCTGGAGCACCGAGGGCCTCGACGGCGTACGCCTCGCACCGTTCCAGATCCTCGCGGTGCAGGGCCGCTCGCTCGCCTCCGTGCCGCACGACGAGCAGCTGGCGTGGCTGGACCGTCTGGTCGAGCACGACCCGACCGGACTGCTCCAGGTCACCCGGCGTCTCGTCGTCCACACGGGGGACGAGGCCTCCGTGCGCTCGGGCATCGACTGGTGGCTGGAGATGACCGGCCGCGGGGGAGAAGGCATGGTCGTCAAACCGCTGGGCGCCCTTGTCCGCGACGAGAAGGACCGTCTCGTCCAGCCGGGCATCAAGGTGCGCGGCCGGGAGTACCTGCGGATCATCTACGGGCCCGAGTACACACGGCCGGAGAATCTGGAGCGGCTGCGTTCCCGGTTCCTCGGACACAAGCGGTCGCTGGCCCTGAGGGAGTACGCCCTCGGCCTGGAGGCGCTGGACCGGCTGGCCGACGGGGAGCCGCTCTGGCGGATCCACGAGGCGGTCTTCGCGGTGCTGGCGCTGGAGTCGGAGCCGGTGGACCCCCGGCTGTAG
- a CDS encoding DUF6099 family protein: MEAERLIAAGRSALAGSRGVPAVMAEAWQAQALARAVGGQLARYGPAELRTDARGLSETCALGSAVLDHPMVPAGSVRASQLTEVAHAARSLAALALLLGEAGIALVGVACGTEEEGLYWQCIEAIDAVDESVDRVQSMLRRLAEQERERDRPPERERDGPFGVVHGPAGFVAGQP; this comes from the coding sequence ATGGAAGCGGAGCGACTGATCGCGGCGGGCCGGAGCGCGCTGGCGGGGAGCCGGGGAGTGCCGGCCGTCATGGCGGAGGCCTGGCAGGCCCAGGCACTCGCCCGGGCGGTCGGCGGGCAGCTGGCACGGTACGGCCCGGCGGAGTTACGGACGGATGCGCGCGGGCTCAGCGAGACCTGCGCCCTGGGCAGTGCCGTGCTCGACCACCCGATGGTCCCGGCGGGAAGTGTGAGGGCGTCGCAGCTCACCGAGGTGGCACATGCGGCACGGTCCCTGGCCGCTCTCGCGCTGCTCCTCGGCGAGGCGGGTATCGCCCTCGTGGGCGTCGCCTGTGGGACGGAGGAGGAAGGGCTCTACTGGCAGTGCATCGAGGCGATAGACGCCGTCGACGAATCCGTTGACCGGGTGCAGAGCATGCTGAGACGGCTCGCCGAACAGGAACGGGAGCGTGACCGACCGCCCGAGCGTGAGCGGGACGGTCCGTTCGGAGTGGTCCACGGGCCGGCGGGTTTCGTCGCCGGCCAGCCGTGA
- a CDS encoding GTP-binding protein, producing MDSVPSTDRGGIGYLPSAAETLMKLVVTGPFGVGKTTLIRTLSEIPTLHTEEAMTQSSTGLDDTAGLPEKTTTTVAIDFGRLTVQDDLVLYMFGTPGQERFIPLWEDIARGALGALVMVDTRRLEDSFAVMDMVEEQGLPYAVAVNRFPDAPAHADEVLRKHLDLDPRTPLVQCDARERRGSIDALIALAEHALNNLPASQEPS from the coding sequence TTGGACTCCGTTCCCTCCACTGACCGGGGCGGCATCGGCTATCTGCCGAGCGCCGCCGAGACCCTGATGAAGCTCGTCGTCACGGGTCCCTTCGGCGTGGGCAAGACGACCCTGATCCGTACGCTCTCCGAGATCCCGACCCTGCACACGGAGGAGGCGATGACGCAGTCCAGTACGGGACTCGACGACACCGCCGGGCTCCCGGAGAAGACGACCACCACCGTCGCCATCGACTTCGGCCGGCTGACCGTCCAGGACGACCTGGTGCTCTACATGTTCGGCACGCCGGGCCAGGAGCGCTTCATCCCTCTCTGGGAGGACATCGCGCGCGGTGCGCTCGGGGCCCTCGTCATGGTCGACACCCGCCGCCTGGAGGACTCCTTCGCCGTCATGGACATGGTGGAGGAGCAAGGGCTCCCGTACGCCGTGGCCGTGAACCGCTTCCCCGATGCCCCCGCCCATGCCGACGAGGTCCTGCGCAAGCACCTCGACCTCGACCCGCGTACCCCGCTCGTGCAGTGCGACGCCCGTGAACGCCGGGGCAGCATCGATGCCCTGATCGCCCTCGCCGAGCACGCGCTGAACAATCTGCCCGCGTCCCAGGAACCCTCATGA
- a CDS encoding cytochrome P450 has protein sequence MTPPVPGTPAAPSILEPLALYGAAFAADPHGHYRKLRAQGPLARVRVAPDVDAMLVTDYHAAVDLLRDTETFTKDPRAWQAGVPADSPVLPVLGHRPTALFTDGAVHARYRDAINDTLALIEPHLLRAEVTRVAQRLIADFSATGTGDLIAQYARGLPLHVFTASFGVAPEDTERVVRGTAGMMDPAADATAAYDELVGVVTALVAERRRRPGRDLTTYLLAHPAGLDDDETVRQITLIMSTGHDPTTNLIGNALLRMLSDTGYGGSLHGGAMTAHEAVNDVLWRDPPLANMGAHFPRHDTEFHGVPLRAGQLVLVSFAAANTQSPPSFTDPAARSGDGAHLAWSTGPHRCPAKQPALLMAMTAIEQLTSQLCDLELAVEPDALVWRPGPFHRAPAHLPVRFTPLDSVPEPAGPGARQATDHVPTRVGGTPNG, from the coding sequence ATGACCCCTCCCGTGCCCGGCACCCCGGCCGCCCCCTCGATCCTCGAACCGCTCGCGCTGTACGGCGCCGCCTTCGCCGCCGATCCGCACGGCCACTACCGGAAACTGCGCGCACAGGGGCCGCTGGCGAGGGTTCGCGTCGCTCCCGACGTCGACGCGATGCTGGTCACCGACTACCACGCGGCCGTCGACCTGCTGCGGGACACCGAGACCTTCACCAAGGACCCGCGCGCCTGGCAGGCGGGCGTACCGGCCGACTCCCCGGTCCTGCCCGTGCTCGGACACCGGCCCACGGCGCTCTTCACCGACGGCGCCGTCCACGCCCGCTACCGCGACGCCATCAACGACACCCTCGCCCTGATCGAACCGCACCTGCTGCGCGCGGAGGTCACCCGTGTCGCGCAGCGGCTCATCGCCGACTTCTCGGCCACCGGCACAGGCGACCTGATCGCCCAGTACGCCCGCGGGCTCCCCCTGCACGTCTTCACCGCCTCCTTCGGTGTGGCCCCGGAGGACACCGAGCGGGTGGTCCGCGGGACCGCCGGGATGATGGACCCGGCGGCGGACGCGACGGCGGCCTACGACGAACTGGTCGGCGTGGTCACCGCGCTCGTGGCCGAACGGCGTCGCAGACCGGGCCGCGACCTCACCACCTACCTGCTCGCGCATCCGGCCGGCCTCGACGACGACGAGACGGTGCGTCAGATCACGCTCATCATGAGCACGGGTCACGATCCGACGACCAATCTGATCGGCAACGCGCTGCTGCGGATGCTGAGCGACACCGGATACGGGGGCTCCCTGCACGGCGGCGCCATGACCGCGCACGAAGCGGTGAACGACGTGCTCTGGCGGGACCCGCCGCTGGCCAACATGGGGGCGCACTTCCCGCGCCACGACACCGAGTTCCACGGCGTCCCGCTGCGGGCCGGGCAGCTCGTCCTGGTCTCCTTCGCCGCCGCCAACACGCAGTCGCCGCCGTCCTTCACGGACCCCGCGGCACGTTCGGGGGACGGTGCCCACCTGGCGTGGTCGACGGGACCGCACCGCTGCCCGGCCAAGCAGCCCGCCCTGCTGATGGCGATGACCGCGATCGAGCAGCTCACCAGCCAGCTCTGCGATCTGGAACTGGCCGTCGAACCGGACGCGCTGGTGTGGCGGCCGGGCCCCTTCCACCGTGCCCCGGCTCATCTCCCGGTGCGATTCACCCCGCTCGACAGCGTCCCGGAACCGGCTGGTCCGGGCGCTCGGCAGGCCACGGATCACGTTCCGACCCGTGTCGGTGGTACGCCGAACGGGTGA
- a CDS encoding DUF742 domain-containing protein encodes MTPGPGRRLIPAYLVTGGRSAPTGPALDRLAVLIRTESSLPPNTGSEQRRLCELLAPGALTVVECAAHLELPVSATVFLATDLVAAGHLHARPPIPSAGEIDRSLVERLLVGLRSLH; translated from the coding sequence ATGACCCCCGGCCCAGGGCGCCGCCTGATTCCCGCCTACCTGGTCACCGGTGGCCGTTCCGCGCCCACCGGCCCCGCGCTCGACCGGCTCGCCGTGCTCATCCGCACGGAGTCGTCACTGCCGCCGAACACCGGTTCGGAGCAGCGCAGGCTGTGTGAACTCCTGGCACCAGGAGCCCTCACCGTCGTCGAATGCGCCGCCCACCTGGAACTGCCGGTCAGCGCAACCGTCTTCCTGGCCACGGACCTCGTGGCCGCAGGACATCTGCACGCTCGACCACCGATCCCCAGCGCCGGTGAGATCGACCGGTCGCTCGTCGAGAGGCTGCTCGTTGGACTCCGTTCCCTCCACTGA
- a CDS encoding cell division protein SepF, protein MSRYDRYDPTDEQWEGLAQVVPLRGRNEWPSRVDHRSVPEQRGAAEQRRLVVLRVQVFADAREVAEYLVAQIPVLLDLTGAETDVAKRILDFSSGVVFGLGSGMHRVDRNVFLLAPVGMEVEGVTAAGVPQS, encoded by the coding sequence GTGAGCAGGTACGACAGATACGACCCCACCGACGAACAGTGGGAGGGTCTCGCCCAGGTCGTACCCCTGAGAGGCCGCAACGAATGGCCTTCGAGGGTCGACCACAGGTCGGTCCCGGAACAGCGGGGGGCGGCCGAGCAGCGGCGCCTGGTCGTCCTGCGGGTCCAGGTCTTCGCGGACGCGCGCGAGGTCGCCGAATACCTGGTGGCGCAGATCCCGGTCCTGCTGGACCTGACCGGCGCGGAGACAGATGTGGCCAAGCGGATCCTGGACTTCAGCAGCGGCGTCGTCTTCGGACTGGGCAGCGGGATGCACCGGGTGGACCGCAACGTCTTCCTGCTCGCGCCGGTGGGCATGGAGGTCGAGGGGGTCACCGCGGCGGGCGTACCTCAATCGTAG
- a CDS encoding nucleotide pyrophosphohydrolase, producing MTDLDIAQLQRRLADFAASRAWEPYHTPKNLCAALSVEASELLEIFQWLTPEQSARVMEDEDTAFRVTDEVADVLAYLLQFCEVLGIDALAALSAKIERNETRFPVPDSTEPTGRHSSE from the coding sequence GTGACGGATCTGGATATTGCGCAACTGCAGCGACGACTCGCCGACTTCGCGGCATCCCGGGCCTGGGAGCCCTACCACACCCCCAAGAACCTGTGCGCGGCGCTGAGCGTGGAGGCGTCCGAACTCCTGGAGATCTTCCAGTGGCTGACACCGGAGCAGTCGGCGAGGGTGATGGAGGACGAGGACACCGCCTTCCGTGTCACGGACGAGGTCGCGGACGTGCTGGCGTATCTGCTGCAGTTCTGCGAGGTGTTGGGCATCGACGCGCTGGCGGCACTCTCGGCGAAGATCGAGCGGAATGAGACGCGTTTCCCGGTGCCGGACAGCACCGAGCCGACAGGTCGTCACTCTTCGGAGTGA
- a CDS encoding ATP-binding protein: protein MRAERFAAHGRAYGPLMTVISSGPAAPPLSGAARPARPLVGELRLDAFASHRRTVIPLGPLTLLAGGSGTGKSTALRGYESLARLAAGDPLEDVFPDPAAWVPERAQADAQGRRGFRLGCTVEGPAGPVRLDLAVQAEPALRIVGERLTGGGETLLTTALRDPRRSHVQAAWHTAGAVPVTRAPFPDDRLGTALLPLRVAGTTDGQLRVLAAAEQVVVALRSAFVCDPQPRWMRAPVPVGEGRLTSSCDNLADVLHRTRGQCAQRHARLVAAADTGCAEPVTGLTVEHLRDGTVRALAGRGPDRSTPIGRLGDGELRCLAHALVLLTGPHVLVVDPVAEVPDAMQALTVLADGLDRDLDVRQTRALLALAASVCADGHMRLLGTVGEAAAVTARGTAGATVVDLGP from the coding sequence GTGCGGGCGGAACGGTTCGCCGCCCACGGCCGTGCGTACGGTCCGCTCATGACTGTGATCTCCTCCGGGCCGGCGGCTCCGCCGCTGTCGGGCGCGGCCCGTCCCGCACGTCCCCTCGTCGGCGAACTCCGGCTCGACGCCTTCGCCTCGCACCGCCGCACCGTCATCCCGCTCGGGCCGCTCACGCTGCTCGCCGGTGGCAGCGGCACCGGGAAGTCGACCGCCCTGCGCGGATACGAGTCCCTCGCCCGGCTGGCCGCCGGCGATCCGCTGGAGGACGTCTTCCCCGATCCGGCGGCGTGGGTGCCGGAACGGGCGCAGGCAGACGCGCAGGGGCGGCGCGGATTCAGGCTCGGCTGCACGGTGGAGGGCCCGGCCGGCCCGGTGAGGCTCGACCTCGCCGTGCAGGCCGAGCCCGCGCTCCGCATCGTGGGCGAGCGGCTGACGGGCGGCGGGGAGACCCTGCTGACCACCGCGCTGAGGGACCCCCGCCGTTCCCACGTCCAGGCCGCCTGGCACACCGCGGGGGCGGTGCCCGTGACGCGGGCGCCCTTCCCCGACGACCGGCTCGGCACGGCGCTGCTCCCACTGCGTGTCGCGGGGACCACGGACGGGCAGCTCAGGGTGCTGGCCGCCGCCGAACAGGTGGTGGTCGCCCTGCGCTCCGCCTTCGTCTGCGACCCTCAGCCGCGGTGGATGCGTGCGCCGGTGCCGGTCGGGGAGGGGCGGCTCACCTCGAGCTGCGACAACCTCGCCGACGTCCTCCACCGCACCCGCGGCCAGTGCGCCCAGCGGCACGCCAGACTCGTCGCCGCGGCGGACACCGGGTGCGCGGAGCCGGTCACCGGACTGACCGTCGAACACCTCCGGGACGGGACCGTGCGCGCCCTGGCAGGCCGGGGCCCGGACCGCAGCACACCTATCGGCCGCCTGGGCGACGGCGAACTCCGTTGTCTCGCCCACGCCCTGGTGCTGCTGACCGGCCCGCACGTGCTGGTGGTGGACCCGGTGGCGGAGGTACCGGACGCCATGCAGGCGCTCACCGTCCTGGCCGACGGGCTCGACCGGGATCTGGACGTGCGGCAGACCCGGGCGCTGCTGGCACTCGCGGCGTCGGTCTGCGCGGACGGGCACATGCGCCTGCTGGGGACGGTCGGTGAGGCGGCCGCGGTGACGGCCCGGGGGACGGCCGGAGCGACGGTGGTAGACCTGGGACCGTGA
- a CDS encoding LLM class F420-dependent oxidoreductase, whose protein sequence is MDLRIFTEPQQGASYDTLLTVAKATEDLGFDAFYRSDHYLRMGSGDGLPGPTDAWITLAGLARETKRIRLGTLMTAGTFRLPGVLAIQVAQVDQMSGGRVELGLGAGWFEEEHKAYGIPFPKEKFGRLEEQLAIVTGLWETETGKTFSYDGTYYQLTDSPALPKPAQAKVPVLIGGHGAVRTPRLAARYADEFNIPFASIEDSEKQFGRVRDAAVAVGRAPDDLVYSNALVVCVGKDDAEVARRASAIGRDVEEIKANGLAGSPDEVVDKIGRYAVIGASRIYLQVLDLDDLDHLELISSRVQSQLG, encoded by the coding sequence ATGGATCTTCGAATCTTCACCGAGCCCCAGCAAGGGGCGAGCTACGACACCCTGCTGACCGTCGCCAAGGCCACCGAGGACCTCGGCTTCGACGCCTTCTACCGGTCGGACCACTATCTGCGCATGGGCTCCGGCGACGGCCTGCCCGGCCCGACCGACGCGTGGATCACCCTGGCCGGACTGGCCCGTGAGACCAAGCGGATCCGCCTCGGCACCCTGATGACGGCGGGCACCTTCCGGCTGCCGGGGGTGCTGGCCATCCAGGTCGCCCAGGTCGACCAGATGTCCGGCGGCCGGGTCGAGCTGGGCCTGGGTGCCGGCTGGTTCGAGGAGGAACACAAGGCGTACGGCATTCCCTTCCCGAAGGAGAAGTTCGGCCGGCTGGAGGAGCAGCTGGCGATCGTCACGGGCCTCTGGGAGACCGAGACCGGCAAGACGTTCAGCTACGACGGGACGTACTACCAGCTCACGGACTCGCCGGCCCTGCCGAAGCCCGCCCAGGCGAAGGTGCCGGTCCTGATCGGCGGACACGGCGCGGTCCGCACCCCGCGTCTCGCCGCTCGGTACGCGGACGAGTTCAACATCCCCTTCGCGTCGATCGAGGACAGCGAGAAGCAGTTCGGCCGGGTCAGGGACGCCGCCGTGGCGGTCGGGCGCGCGCCTGACGACCTGGTCTACTCCAACGCCCTGGTGGTGTGCGTCGGGAAGGACGACGCGGAAGTGGCCCGGCGTGCGTCCGCCATCGGACGGGACGTCGAGGAGATCAAGGCGAACGGGCTCGCGGGATCGCCCGACGAGGTGGTCGACAAGATCGGCCGCTACGCCGTCATCGGAGCCTCGCGGATCTACCTCCAGGTCCTGGACCTGGACGACCTGGACCATCTGGAACTGATCTCGTCGCGGGTCCAGTCACAGCTGGGTTGA
- a CDS encoding 3' terminal RNA ribose 2'-O-methyltransferase Hen1: protein MFLTISTTGTPERPATDLGFLLHKHPDKAQTFSTSHGTAHVFYPEASAERCTAALLLEVDPVALVRRGKGKGRGGAPDAALAQYVNDRPYAASSLLSVAMTTVFKSALNGACRAMPERAGEALPLRIEVPALPARGGAELVHKLFAPLGWTHVEAVAVPLDEHFPEWGDSRYVRLVLEGELRLADALRQLYVLLPVLDDAKHYWVAPDEVDKLLRAGEGWLARHPEQRLITSRYLSRRGGLTRQAMERLELVRLAESDDLEVESVDNAVDETTDTEEKPVPLAGQRRDAILHALRAAGASRVLDLGCGQGQLVQALLKDVRFTEIVGVDVSMRALTVAARRLKLDRMGERQACRITLRQGALTYTDKQLKGYDAAVLSEVIEHLDLPRLPALEYAVFGSARPRTVLVTTPNVEYNVRWETLPAGHVRHGDHRFEWTRQEFRDWAGQVAGRHGYAVEFVPVGPDDPEVGPPTQMAVFTLTTVHGTTKEEKAA, encoded by the coding sequence GTGTTCCTGACTATCAGCACGACCGGCACCCCTGAGCGTCCCGCCACCGATCTCGGCTTCCTGCTGCACAAGCATCCCGACAAGGCGCAGACGTTCTCCACCTCGCACGGCACCGCGCACGTCTTCTACCCCGAGGCGTCCGCCGAGCGCTGCACAGCCGCGCTGCTGCTGGAGGTGGATCCGGTGGCGCTGGTCAGGCGTGGCAAGGGAAAGGGCCGCGGCGGGGCACCCGACGCCGCGCTCGCGCAGTACGTCAACGACCGGCCGTACGCGGCGTCCTCGCTGCTCTCGGTCGCGATGACGACGGTGTTCAAATCCGCGCTGAACGGGGCCTGCCGGGCCATGCCCGAGCGGGCCGGGGAAGCGCTCCCGCTGCGGATCGAGGTGCCCGCGCTGCCCGCCCGAGGGGGCGCGGAACTCGTGCACAAGCTCTTCGCTCCGCTCGGCTGGACACACGTCGAGGCCGTGGCCGTACCCCTGGACGAGCACTTCCCGGAATGGGGCGACTCGCGCTACGTACGGCTGGTGCTGGAGGGCGAGCTGAGGCTCGCGGACGCGCTGCGCCAGCTGTACGTCCTGCTGCCCGTGCTCGACGACGCCAAGCACTACTGGGTCGCACCCGACGAGGTGGACAAGCTCCTGCGGGCCGGTGAGGGCTGGCTGGCACGGCACCCGGAACAGCGGCTGATCACCAGCCGTTACCTCTCCCGTCGCGGGGGGCTCACGCGGCAGGCGATGGAGCGGCTCGAACTGGTGCGGCTGGCGGAGTCGGACGACCTGGAGGTGGAGAGCGTCGACAACGCGGTGGACGAGACCACCGACACGGAGGAGAAGCCGGTGCCGCTCGCCGGGCAGCGCCGCGACGCGATCCTTCATGCGCTGCGCGCCGCCGGGGCGAGCCGGGTGCTCGATCTGGGCTGCGGCCAGGGCCAGTTGGTGCAGGCGCTGCTCAAGGACGTGCGCTTCACCGAGATCGTCGGGGTCGACGTGTCGATGCGGGCACTGACCGTCGCCGCCCGCCGGCTGAAGCTGGACCGGATGGGCGAGAGGCAGGCCTGCCGGATCACCCTCCGCCAGGGTGCGCTCACCTACACCGACAAGCAGCTGAAGGGGTATGACGCCGCCGTCCTGAGCGAGGTGATCGAGCACCTCGACCTGCCGCGGCTCCCCGCCCTGGAGTACGCGGTGTTCGGCTCCGCGCGGCCGCGCACCGTCCTGGTGACGACGCCCAACGTCGAGTACAACGTCCGCTGGGAGACGCTGCCCGCCGGGCACGTACGCCACGGGGACCACCGCTTCGAGTGGACCAGGCAGGAGTTCCGGGACTGGGCGGGGCAGGTGGCCGGACGCCACGGTTACGCGGTGGAGTTCGTACCCGTGGGGCCGGACGACCCCGAGGTGGGGCCGCCCACACAGATGGCCGTGTTCACCCTGACCACGGTCCACGGGACGACGAAGGAGGAGAAGGCCGCATGA